From the genome of Indicator indicator isolate 239-I01 chromosome 17, UM_Iind_1.1, whole genome shotgun sequence, one region includes:
- the ZC3H12B gene encoding probable ribonuclease ZC3H12B, producing the protein MTAWSMVGKLKMEKRRSREDRNVEQDAGECSAESEEWTSSESEPEQPYFKSSCSNTQWREKEVSTKPHRPLCRSPCLDRPSFSQSSITQDLKLDECKPNLDKEYQAKMDFALKLGYAGDQIQAVLNKLGADALINDVLAELVRLGNKSESEGQSSASSTTSTLVPRGPCPKEIASPELSLEDEVVDNSDNLRPIVIDGSNVAMSHGNKEGFSCRGIQLAVDWFLEKGHKDITVFVPAWRKEQSRPDAPITDQEILRKLEKEKILVFTPSRRVQGRRVVCYDDRFIVKLAFDSDGIIVSNDNYRDLQNEKPEWKKFIEERLLMYSFVNDKFMPPDDPLGRHGPSLENFLRKRPVIPEHKKQPCPYGKKCTYGHKCKYYHPERANQPQRSVADELRISAKLSAVKTMSEGALAKCGTGPSSSKGEISSEVKRIAPKRQSDPSIRSVAVEPEEKLSVARKSEASSVPSLVSALSVPTLPPPKSHAAGALNTRSASSPVPGSSQFMHQKSSLEHMSSVQYPPILVTNSHGTSVSYTDQYPKYESLGDHGYYSLLSDFSNLSISSIRNTDYYGADMDQGMYSRNSSPCPDSCLSHTSNDSYSSYNDLYLGVADASPEDNVKIHRLPSQNRLQPFSHGYHEALNRVQSYGTEEPKQSLRKQSVSHLGLHAQHPVVGARSSCPGEYPVPQNVHPSTAQPSRALVMTRMDSISDSRLYESNPTRQRRPPLCREQHASWDPLPCASDSYTYHSYPLSNNLMQPCYEPVMVRSMPEKMEQLWRNPWIGICGEPREPHVIPEHQYQTYKNLCNIFPPSIVLSVMEKNPHMTDAQQLAAMIVAKLRTGR; encoded by the exons ATGACGGCCTGGTCTATGGTAGGAAAGCTGAAAATGGAGAAGAGGCGCTCCAGAGAAGACAGAAACGTGGAACAAGATGCTGGGGAATGCAGTGCTGAATCTGAGGAATGGACGAGCTCAGAAAGTGAACCTGAGCAACCATACTTCAAAAGCAGCTGTAGCAATACTCagtggagagaaaaggaggtttCCACTAAACCACATCGGCCACTCTGTCGGTCTCCTTGCTTGGATCGCCCAAGTTTTTCGCAGAGCAGTATCACACAAGACTTGAAGCTAGATGAATGCAAACCAAATTTGGACAAGGAATACCAAGCTAAAATGGATTTTGCTTTAAAGCTTGGGTATGCGGGAGATCAGATCCAGGCTGTACTGAATAAATTGGGAGCAGATGCACTCATCAATGATGTTCTGGCAGAGCTTGTGAGACTTGGCAACAAAAGTGAATCGGAGGGAcaaagcagtgccagcagtacCACTAGTACTCTGGTGCCAAGAGGCCCTTGCCCAAAGGAAATAGCAAGCCCTGAACTGTCACTTGAAGATGAAGTTGTGGATAACAGTGATAACTTGAGGCCAATTGTCATTGATGGAAGCAATGTGGCTATGAG cCATGGGAATAAAGAAGGATTTTCCTGTCGGGGAATTCAGCTAGCTGTGGATTGGTTTTTGGAAAAAGGACACAAAGATATCACTGTGTTTGTGCCTGCATGGAGAAAAGAACAGTCTCGACCTGATGCACCAATTACAG ATCAAGAAATCCTACGGAaattggagaaagaaaaaattcttgTGTTCACCCCATCTCGAAGGGTTCAGGGAAGGAGAGTGGTTTGCTACGACGACCGATTCATAGTGAAACTGGCGTTCGACTCGGATGGCATCATCGTATCCAACGACAACTATCGGGACCTTCAGAATGAAAAACCAGAGTGGAAGAAGTTCATAGAGGAGAGGCTGCTGATGTATTCTTTTGTGAATGACAA ATTTATGCCTCCTGATGATCCTTTAGGACGCCATGGTCCAAGCCTTGAAAATTTCTTAAGGAAAAGGCCAGTTATTCCTGAACATAAGAAACAACCGTGTCCTTATG GTAAAAAGTGCACCTATGGGCACAAATGTAAATATTACCACCCCGAACGGGCAAACCAGCCTCAAAGGTCAGTAGCGGATGAGCTTCGAATAAGTGCCAAATTATCTGCTGTGAAAACTATGAGTGAGGGAGCCTTGGCCAAATGTGGCACAGGGCCATCCAGCTCCAAAGGAGAAATCAGTTCTGAAGTGAAACGCATTGCCCCAAAACGCCAGTCAGATCCAAGCATTAGATCAGTAGCTGTGGAGCCTGAGGAAAAGTTGTCAGTAGCCCGGAAGTCCGAGGCCAGCTCTGTCCCGTCGCTGGTTTCTGCACTAAGTGTACCAACGCTCCCTCCACCAAAAAGCCATGCAGCTGGTGCATTAAATACACGTTCTGCAAGCAGCCCGGTGCCAGGTTCCTCACAGTTCATGCATCAGAAATCCTCACTGGAACATATGTCCAGTGTGCAATATCCTCCTATACTAGTCACCAATAGCCATGGCACCTCAGTTAGCTATACTGACCAGTATCCCAAATACGAGTCCTTGGGGGACCATGGCTATTACTCCTTACTCAGTGATTTCTCCAACTTGAGCATAAGTAGTATCCGTAACACAGATTATTACGGGGCTGATATGGACCAGGGGATGTATTCTAGAAACTCAAGCCCCTGTCCTGACAGTTGCTTAAGCCATACAAGTAATGATTCTTATTCCTCTTACAATGACTTGTATCTGGGTGTAGCAGATGCCAGTCCAGAAGACAATGTGAAGATCCACAGACTGCCATCGCAAAATCGTCTTCAGCCTTTTTCCCATGGTTACCATGAAGCCTTAAATAGAGTTCAGAGTTACGGAACTGAAGAGCCTAAGCAATCCCTTCGCAAACAGTCAGTTTCCCACTTAGGGCTACATGCCCAGCATCCAGTTGTTGGAGCACGGTCCAGTTGTCCAGGAGAATACCCTGTGCCTCAAAACGTTCATCCATCAACTGCCCAGCCAAGCCGTGCCTTGGTCATGACGAGGATGGACAGCATCTCTGACTCACGGCTTTACGAGAGCAACCCCACGAGGCAGAGGAGACCACCTCTCTGTCGAGAGCAGCACGCTAGTTGGGACCCATTGCCATGTGCATCAGACTCCTACACTTACCACTCGTACCCACTGAGTAACAACCTCATGCAGCCGTGTTACGAGCCTGTCATGGTCAGAAGCATGCCTGAGaagatggagcagctctggaggaatCCCTGGATTGGGATATGTGGTGAGCCGCGGGAACCTCACGTCATCCCGGAACATCAGTATCAAACGTACAAGAACCTCTGCAATATTTTCCCTCCAAGCATTGTCCTTTCTGTGATGGAAAAGAATCCCCACATGACAgatgcacagcagctggcagcgATGATTGTTGCCAAGTTAAGAACAGGGCGTTAA